In Armatimonadota bacterium, the genomic stretch TACCTTTCCCACCCCTCAGGAGCTGTGGGAGTGCTGGAAGGACAACACCGGTTTGGAACAACCTACTGCTGGGATGATCTCAAAAGCACCTGCCGTCTACGGCGTCGGCGGAGAGCCCGCGAATGCGATCCTCTACCCCTACTACCCAGAAAGCCAGTGCGGCAAGCGCCCATACTACTTTCAAGAGCAGGCCATTCGCAAGGTGACCCTGCGCATCATGCGTGGGAAAGAGCGGATTCTCCTGACGATGGCGACGGGAATAGGCAAAACCTTCGTCGCCTTCCAAGTAGTTTGGAAAGTCCTCAAGTCCGGATGGCTGGAAAGGTGGCACCCCGAACGCCCAGTGCGCGTAC encodes the following:
- a CDS encoding DEAD/DEAH box helicase family protein codes for the protein MRYTDGFPIAVVEAEPESRQPEAGLEQAKRYAQDLGLAFAYATNGHKTLEYDFFTHTSRELSTFPTPQELWECWKDNTGLEQPTAGMISKAPAVYGVGGEPANAILYPYYPESQCGKRPYYFQEQAIRKVTLRIMRGKERILLTMATGIGKTFVAFQVVWKVLKSGWLERWHPERPVRVLFLADRVVLRNQAYKTFSPLATGTSDPRCLIEGQPPNLNRDLYFGIYQTL